The candidate division KSB1 bacterium genome has a window encoding:
- a CDS encoding glycosyltransferase family 39 protein, with protein sequence MIGSYLRLAHLDDPSFWVDEMNHVVVAQSILEGKGPVLPSNEVYDRSIIFTKLVSFSFRLFGNNEFAARFPSALFGIFSIGLIIFIGSRLFENNVAITTGLLYAFNPFMIGWARECRMYSMFQCFFLISIYAVYELFEGTKQSQTKNPPKSRVQNLIVDWNLNLMWLPLVIVSSLIAVSLHLLSGVLFPSLIIYASSMIILFGIRNGWTNTLKSKYSFLVYASITIFVVIILIDSSLLAGITKSFLFAPNWATQESMQDPFRYVKFLSSSFFITLLIFSLLGIVAFFVKFHRQGFYLLVNFIVPLVLLSTLFTLRMERYIYHIYPLMLFIAAYGLVEASCLLQNQISKRIFVQSKTGPFKQLFTHAFLPAFISLVLIMSPWFRFSRKIPDITYGTNGAVSHLEWREAANFVKIRLSDNDPIISTLPLTVNYYAGNAEYYFLASLENPRPNEVYRSPSGLRDTYNNSLVVDTVNDIEKIVENNSIGWIIVDTYRLERQRYVRPKVVEYIKAHLKCLYKTPGGTVEVYGWG encoded by the coding sequence TTGATTGGTTCCTACTTACGGTTAGCTCACCTCGATGATCCTAGTTTTTGGGTTGATGAAATGAATCATGTAGTTGTTGCTCAATCTATACTTGAGGGAAAAGGCCCGGTTTTACCGAGTAATGAGGTTTATGATCGAAGTATTATTTTTACCAAATTAGTTTCTTTTTCATTTAGATTATTTGGCAACAATGAATTTGCTGCACGGTTTCCAAGCGCTCTTTTTGGAATTTTTTCAATAGGCTTAATCATATTTATTGGATCGCGCTTGTTTGAAAATAATGTCGCAATAACCACAGGTCTTCTTTATGCTTTCAACCCGTTCATGATTGGTTGGGCAAGAGAATGCAGAATGTATTCAATGTTTCAATGTTTCTTTTTGATAAGTATTTATGCTGTTTATGAGCTATTTGAGGGGACCAAACAAAGTCAGACTAAAAATCCTCCAAAATCCAGAGTTCAAAACCTTATTGTTGATTGGAACTTAAATTTAATGTGGCTGCCTTTAGTAATTGTTTCATCTTTGATTGCTGTTTCGTTACATCTTCTTTCCGGTGTTCTTTTTCCTTCATTAATTATTTACGCATCTTCAATGATCATTTTATTTGGAATAAGAAATGGCTGGACTAACACACTTAAATCAAAGTATTCGTTTCTAGTGTATGCGAGTATCACCATTTTTGTTGTAATTATTTTAATTGACTCCTCATTACTGGCAGGCATAACAAAATCTTTTCTATTTGCTCCAAACTGGGCTACACAAGAGTCAATGCAGGATCCATTTCGTTATGTAAAATTTTTAAGTTCGTCTTTTTTTATAACACTATTGATTTTTTCTCTCCTTGGAATTGTTGCCTTTTTTGTTAAGTTTCATCGACAAGGATTTTATCTATTAGTGAATTTTATAGTTCCCCTGGTTCTTTTGTCAACTCTTTTTACACTGCGAATGGAAAGATACATTTATCATATCTATCCTCTGATGTTATTCATAGCTGCTTACGGATTGGTTGAAGCTAGTTGTTTACTACAAAATCAAATTAGCAAAAGGATCTTTGTTCAATCAAAAACAGGACCATTCAAGCAGTTGTTTACGCATGCGTTTTTACCTGCATTTATTTCTTTGGTTCTTATTATGTCTCCGTGGTTCCGTTTTTCCAGAAAAATCCCTGACATTACTTATGGTACTAATGGAGCGGTCAGCCATTTAGAATGGCGTGAGGCCGCTAATTTTGTGAAGATTAGATTGTCTGATAATGACCCGATTATTTCGACGTTACCTTTAACTGTTAATTATTATGCTGGTAATGCTGAGTATTATTTCTTAGCTAGCCTGGAAAACCCTCGTCCAAATGAAGTTTACCGGAGTCCATCTGGATTAAGAGATACATATAATAACTCATTGGTAGTTGACACGGTTAATGATATCGAAAAAATTGTGGAAAATAACTCAATTGGATGGATAATTGTTGATACCTATCGCTTGGAAAGACAACGTTATGTTAGGCCTAAAGTTGTTGAATATATTAAAGCTCATCTAAAGTGCTTGTATAAGACACCTGGTGGAACTGTTGAAGTATACGGATGGGGCTAA
- a CDS encoding glycosyltransferase — protein sequence MKLIIQIPCFNEEKSLPKTFEDLPRHIFGIDEIEVLVIDDGSTDRTIDVAKELGVNHIVKLTNNKGLAEAFMAGLDASTKLGADIIVNTDGDNQYCGESIKNLTKPIIDGEADMVIGDRQVDTIDHFSYTKKKLQKIGSWVVRRFSNTTIPDVTSGFRAYSRDAALRLNVISRFSYTLETIIQAGRKNIATSSVSVKTNGKLRESRLFKSIPSYIKRSVGTMLRIYTMYEPLRVFTFAGMLLFSVGFFISVRFLYYYFFVDGGSGHIQSLILSAVLMLLGFQFGVVGIVADLISGHRQLTEDTLYRVKKLELGIMKLEKNSYSKNQPIIKPAKSFTDHARDLNSHS from the coding sequence ATGAAGCTTATCATCCAAATACCGTGTTTTAATGAAGAAAAATCCTTGCCCAAAACGTTTGAGGATCTTCCTCGTCATATATTCGGAATTGATGAAATTGAAGTATTGGTTATCGACGATGGAAGCACCGATCGAACTATAGATGTGGCAAAAGAATTAGGGGTGAATCACATTGTTAAATTGACAAACAATAAAGGATTGGCTGAAGCATTTATGGCAGGTTTAGACGCCAGTACAAAATTGGGCGCAGATATTATAGTCAATACGGATGGAGATAATCAATATTGTGGTGAAAGTATTAAAAATTTAACCAAGCCTATTATTGATGGTGAAGCAGATATGGTGATAGGAGATCGCCAGGTAGATACAATTGATCATTTCTCCTATACAAAAAAGAAACTACAGAAAATTGGTTCCTGGGTTGTACGAAGATTTTCCAACACAACCATACCTGATGTAACAAGTGGTTTTCGTGCGTACAGCAGAGATGCAGCCCTTCGCTTAAATGTGATTTCTCGATTTTCCTATACACTTGAAACAATAATACAGGCAGGGAGGAAAAACATCGCCACTTCCTCTGTTTCTGTGAAAACAAACGGTAAATTAAGAGAATCAAGATTATTCAAGAGCATCCCTTCTTATATTAAGAGAAGTGTAGGTACAATGCTTCGAATTTACACCATGTATGAACCTTTACGTGTATTTACTTTTGCCGGGATGCTTTTATTTTCTGTAGGCTTCTTTATTTCGGTTCGATTTCTTTATTATTATTTTTTTGTAGATGGTGGATCAGGCCACATTCAATCTTTGATTCTGAGTGCAGTGCTAATGCTACTTGGCTTCCAATTCGGAGTAGTTGGTATAGTAGCGGATTTAATATCAGGGCACCGTCAGTTAACAGAAGACACATTATATCGTGTAAAAAAACTTGAACTGGGTATAATGAAACTTGAGAAAAATTCATATTCCAAAAACCAACCAATAATAAAGCCCGCAAAATCTTTTACCGATCATGCCCGTGATTTAAATTCTCACTCATAG
- a CDS encoding glycosyltransferase → METSQLDVQESIVSKHDNNHKSKTVVSCIVALYNSENYIDELIDQLESSLVNFSYEIIFVDDGSTDNTANKVQTRIPSNKNFKLIKMRSTFGESAALDAGLKQSIGQNILYFTSRVRINILQLENLLNQLDNGYDLVVGWRYPRGDSKLNRIVSKLFNYIINKITQLNLHDINSGVLAVKKQVLENIEFYGGFSNFIPVLALKQGYKITEEKIEQLPGAFRTSRYVSEYIRRFLDIITVIFLTKYSKKPIHFLGFLGAIFTILGISINFYLFIYRIFLSSPIAGRPLLLLGALFLIIGIQMVSIGLIGEMIIFTHAKEIKEYNIEEIISQ, encoded by the coding sequence ATGGAAACAAGTCAATTAGACGTTCAAGAAAGTATTGTGAGCAAACACGACAATAATCATAAATCTAAAACTGTAGTGTCGTGTATTGTAGCACTCTACAATTCCGAAAATTATATTGATGAGTTAATCGATCAATTAGAATCAAGCCTGGTTAATTTTTCATATGAAATCATTTTTGTAGATGATGGCAGCACTGATAATACGGCTAATAAAGTTCAAACGAGAATTCCTTCCAATAAAAACTTCAAATTAATTAAAATGCGGTCAACTTTTGGAGAATCTGCTGCTTTGGATGCAGGCTTAAAACAATCAATAGGGCAGAACATTTTGTATTTTACGAGTCGGGTGCGAATTAATATTTTGCAATTAGAAAATCTTTTGAATCAGCTGGATAATGGATATGACTTGGTCGTGGGGTGGCGTTATCCGAGAGGGGATTCAAAACTGAATAGAATTGTGTCGAAGTTATTCAATTACATTATCAATAAGATAACTCAATTAAATTTGCATGATATAAATAGTGGTGTTCTTGCTGTGAAAAAACAGGTTTTGGAGAATATTGAGTTTTATGGCGGATTTAGCAATTTTATACCTGTGTTAGCGTTAAAGCAAGGTTACAAAATCACTGAAGAAAAAATTGAACAATTACCGGGAGCATTTAGAACATCACGTTATGTTTCTGAATATATTAGGAGATTTCTTGATATTATAACCGTAATCTTTTTAACTAAATATTCTAAAAAACCTATTCATTTTTTAGGTTTTCTTGGAGCAATTTTTACTATATTAGGAATAAGTATTAATTTTTATTTATTTATATATAGAATATTCTTGTCTTCACCTATAGCAGGCAGACCGCTTTTGCTTCTTGGAGCTTTGTTTTTGATAATCGGCATACAAATGGTTTCAATCGGTCTCATTGGAGAAATGATAATTTTTACACATGCCAAAGAGATTAAAGAATATAACATTGAAGAAATTATATCTCAATGA
- a CDS encoding glycosyltransferase family 2 protein, which yields MKTKDKFIPPPKLDLSVVIPLYEEEENVDLLHKALDDVLSPLEYTYEIILVDDGSKDSTPEKLKAIARRDPHMKAILFRANCGQSAATDAGFELATGKVIIVMDGDLQNDPKDIPKLLEKMAEGYDLVSGWRKDRKDKLILRKIPSRIANKIICSVTRVDLHDTGCALKAYRYNIVKKINLYGELHRFLPALAKVEGAIITEIPVRHHARKFGNSKYGIARTFKVIMDLMSLNIFIKYLQSPLLFFGKISLFYLLCTFLATIGLVNGFVFNSYEAAEMNILIIISFLFLASCLQYVFLGLVASLITSTGSKKANYFSELIRD from the coding sequence ATGAAAACAAAAGATAAATTTATTCCTCCGCCAAAACTTGATTTATCTGTTGTTATTCCTCTCTATGAAGAAGAGGAGAATGTAGATTTATTGCACAAGGCTCTAGATGATGTGCTTTCACCCCTAGAATATACCTACGAAATTATTTTAGTAGATGATGGCAGTAAAGATTCGACGCCTGAAAAATTAAAAGCAATTGCCAGGCGAGATCCTCATATGAAAGCAATATTGTTCCGAGCTAACTGTGGTCAGTCTGCAGCAACAGACGCAGGATTTGAATTAGCTACAGGTAAAGTAATTATTGTTATGGATGGCGACTTGCAGAACGATCCAAAAGATATACCTAAGCTTTTGGAAAAAATGGCTGAAGGGTATGATTTGGTTAGTGGGTGGAGAAAAGATCGCAAAGATAAGCTTATACTTCGAAAAATCCCTTCAAGAATTGCTAATAAAATTATTTGTTCCGTTACTCGAGTAGATTTACACGATACGGGTTGTGCTCTTAAAGCTTATCGATATAATATCGTAAAAAAAATTAATTTATATGGTGAGTTGCATAGATTCCTTCCGGCATTAGCAAAGGTGGAAGGTGCTATAATTACAGAAATACCTGTTAGGCATCATGCTCGTAAGTTCGGGAATTCAAAGTATGGTATTGCCCGTACTTTTAAAGTCATAATGGATTTAATGTCTTTGAATATTTTTATTAAATACCTGCAAAGCCCATTATTGTTTTTTGGGAAGATCAGTCTTTTCTATTTACTGTGTACATTTCTAGCAACAATTGGATTGGTTAATGGATTTGTCTTTAATAGTTATGAAGCAGCTGAAATGAATATTTTAATCATTATTTCATTCTTGTTTTTGGCCAGTTGTTTGCAATATGTATTTCTAGGTTTAGTAGCCAGTTTGATTACAAGTACAGGATCAAAAAAAGCTAATTATTTTTCAGAATTAATTCGAGATTAA
- a CDS encoding polysaccharide deacetylase family protein: protein MMSQRLIETARKSIQKNIPDLNAFLRGNYPEFMFARNLQTIQDEIPVFVYHSVEPLSFESQLKFLKQNGYKTLVGNELFSCLSGKEQIQEKSIVLTFDDGLATLFSTAYPLLKKYGFRAICFIIPGLIPNSAPESPTYENRRNNVNAKELTSREHSEYPLCSWEEIREMHNNRVIDFQSHTMYHHQICISSKLIDFINPNFDYNIFGNINVPVYQNNGVRNYSRQVPLGTPIFRSNPRMAGNPELIIDESIRKECTDHVTNNGDMDYFNKPSWRKDLSCIIKEIEKSPGYGLTYETNETQTDEITEDLTQSKKIIESQLSGHIVDQLCYPWYLGSECAIQASKKIGYQMNYWGIVNGRPTNKNGCDLFYIPRIEEHYIYRLPGNGRKKLKKIIMKKLTTQFPRFIKRLNIN, encoded by the coding sequence ATGATGAGTCAAAGATTAATAGAGACCGCACGTAAAAGTATTCAAAAAAATATTCCTGATTTGAATGCGTTCCTTCGTGGGAATTATCCGGAATTTATGTTTGCCAGAAATTTGCAGACAATTCAAGACGAAATTCCTGTTTTTGTCTATCACTCAGTCGAACCGCTTTCATTTGAATCACAATTAAAATTTTTGAAACAAAATGGTTATAAAACTCTTGTTGGCAATGAATTGTTTAGTTGTTTATCAGGCAAAGAACAAATACAAGAAAAGAGTATTGTTCTCACATTTGATGATGGATTAGCCACTTTGTTTAGTACAGCATATCCATTGCTCAAAAAATATGGATTTAGAGCCATTTGTTTTATTATTCCCGGACTTATTCCAAACAGCGCTCCTGAATCACCAACGTATGAAAACCGAAGAAACAACGTAAATGCAAAGGAATTAACTTCAAGAGAGCATTCTGAATATCCTCTTTGCTCATGGGAAGAAATTCGAGAGATGCATAATAATAGAGTTATAGATTTCCAATCTCATACGATGTACCATCATCAGATTTGTATCTCTTCTAAACTAATTGATTTTATCAATCCAAATTTTGATTACAATATTTTTGGTAACATTAATGTACCGGTTTACCAAAATAATGGGGTCAGGAATTATAGTCGGCAAGTCCCTTTGGGCACGCCGATTTTTAGATCGAATCCCAGGATGGCAGGGAATCCTGAATTGATTATAGATGAATCAATCAGGAAAGAGTGCACAGATCATGTGACGAATAATGGGGATATGGATTATTTTAATAAACCTTCTTGGCGGAAGGATCTAAGCTGTATAATTAAAGAAATTGAAAAATCACCTGGTTATGGCTTAACTTATGAGACAAATGAAACCCAAACTGATGAAATCACCGAAGATTTGACCCAATCAAAAAAAATTATTGAATCACAATTAAGCGGACATATTGTCGATCAGCTATGTTATCCCTGGTATTTGGGAAGTGAATGTGCTATACAGGCATCAAAAAAGATTGGATACCAAATGAATTACTGGGGAATTGTTAATGGTCGACCGACAAATAAAAATGGGTGTGATCTATTTTACATTCCAAGAATTGAGGAACATTATATATACAGGCTACCTGGTAATGGGAGGAAAAAACTCAAGAAAATAATAATGAAAAAATTAACCACACAGTTTCCCAGGTTTATTAAACGCTTAAATATTAACTAA
- a CDS encoding acyltransferase, giving the protein MDSKAYKIQDSITNQKKSKLKRYQELVVGTESLLYLIKYELIVLFISWIPGALGIFLRSKLYSIILGKVGSSVVFGTNIVLRHPQKINMGDNVIIDDNVMIDAKGSGNDGITLRNDVFIGRNSILSCKDGNIELDERANIGFNCEVFSSNNVKIGKDNIIAAYTYIVGGGNYKLDRTDIPINRQYDFKGKGGVTLGDDVWIGAHCVILDGVHIDNGTAIAAGAIVTKDVPGLCVAAGIPAKVILNRAKS; this is encoded by the coding sequence ATGGATAGTAAAGCATATAAAATTCAAGATTCGATTACCAATCAGAAAAAATCTAAATTGAAAAGATACCAGGAATTAGTTGTCGGTACTGAAAGCCTTCTCTATTTAATTAAATATGAACTGATCGTTTTGTTCATATCCTGGATTCCCGGGGCTCTTGGCATTTTTTTAAGAAGCAAATTATACTCAATCATACTTGGAAAGGTAGGAAGCTCGGTTGTATTTGGGACGAATATTGTTTTACGTCATCCTCAAAAAATTAATATGGGAGATAACGTAATTATTGATGATAACGTGATGATTGATGCGAAAGGATCCGGCAATGATGGAATCACTTTAAGAAATGATGTTTTCATTGGACGGAATTCAATTTTAAGTTGTAAAGATGGTAACATCGAATTGGATGAACGTGCGAATATTGGTTTTAATTGTGAAGTTTTTTCCTCGAATAATGTCAAAATTGGTAAAGACAATATTATTGCTGCTTATACCTATATTGTAGGAGGCGGCAACTATAAACTGGATCGGACGGATATACCCATTAATAGGCAATACGATTTTAAAGGTAAAGGCGGAGTTACACTTGGAGATGATGTTTGGATTGGTGCACATTGTGTTATTTTGGATGGAGTTCATATTGATAACGGAACAGCAATTGCGGCAGGAGCAATTGTGACGAAAGATGTCCCAGGTTTATGCGTTGCGGCAGGAATACCGGCAAAAGTTATTTTAAATCGAGCTAAATCATAA
- a CDS encoding SDR family NAD(P)-dependent oxidoreductase — protein MLNQNIKTKRTKIKVLVTGATGFTGNALAKTLCANGYDVRVFVRDKEKFFALENNGNYDVIVGDLRDPEIVAEAVKGVEKVFHIAAIFRSAGITDQVYRDIHVKATKYLLESSLKYGIQKFVHCSTGGVHGHIEDPPANESYRFKPGDIYQVTKLDGEFAALDFHKKTGLPVSVVRPTPIYGPGDLRLLKVFKLALHTPTIVLGSGEIYYHLVYIDDLVNGFILASEVEEAVGESFIIGGDDIPTLNQILDKIAEIFNSSKFKIHLPAFPVQIAGTLCEKICIPLGIEPPIYRRRVDFFTKSRSFDISKAKKILNYQPKVSVDEGLARTAEWYKNQNLI, from the coding sequence ATGCTAAATCAGAATATAAAGACAAAAAGGACTAAAATTAAAGTTCTAGTTACCGGTGCTACGGGATTTACGGGAAATGCTCTAGCAAAAACATTATGCGCTAATGGCTATGATGTGCGAGTATTTGTGCGTGATAAAGAAAAGTTTTTTGCATTAGAGAATAACGGCAATTATGATGTAATAGTAGGAGATTTGAGAGATCCTGAGATTGTTGCTGAAGCAGTAAAAGGTGTAGAGAAGGTATTTCATATTGCTGCGATATTTCGGAGTGCCGGTATAACTGACCAGGTATATCGGGATATTCATGTCAAAGCCACAAAGTATCTGTTGGAATCATCTCTTAAGTATGGCATTCAAAAATTTGTACACTGTAGTACAGGGGGTGTGCATGGCCACATTGAAGATCCGCCCGCGAATGAAAGTTACCGGTTCAAGCCTGGCGATATTTACCAAGTCACTAAATTAGACGGCGAATTTGCTGCCCTGGATTTTCATAAGAAAACCGGCTTGCCTGTATCAGTTGTTCGGCCTACACCCATTTATGGACCAGGTGATCTAAGATTGCTGAAGGTATTCAAATTAGCACTACATACGCCAACAATAGTGTTAGGATCGGGTGAGATTTATTACCATTTGGTTTATATCGATGATTTGGTCAATGGATTTATTTTAGCCTCGGAAGTTGAAGAAGCGGTTGGAGAGAGTTTTATTATTGGTGGAGATGATATCCCGACTCTGAACCAAATCTTAGATAAAATAGCAGAGATATTCAATTCTTCCAAATTTAAGATACACCTTCCGGCTTTCCCGGTTCAAATTGCCGGTACCCTTTGCGAGAAAATTTGTATCCCCTTAGGAATTGAACCTCCAATCTACAGACGCCGAGTAGATTTTTTTACTAAAAGCAGGTCTTTTGATATCTCAAAAGCTAAAAAGATATTAAATTACCAGCCCAAAGTAAGCGTCGATGAAGGTCTGGCCAGAACAGCCGAGTGGTATAAGAATCAAAATTTGATTTAA
- a CDS encoding glycosyltransferase family 4 protein, translated as MNILLLAPHPFYQERGTPIDVLLVLRVLAERKNTTVDLLVYNEGVNVDLTNLTIYRTPNLSFLKNINPGFSFKKLICDFFMFFKAWKLVYQKKYDLIHAGEESVFFAMFFNYFYKIPYVYDIDSSIAQQIVEKTPGLSAFANIFNKIEGAAIRKSLANLPVCNALAELCEKNGSQKTVTIHDISQIKKPDHPTNGFLKVELGIDKQILLYIGNLEHYQGLDLLLESFKLACEDTNKIDLVIIGGNSIDIDFYKEKSRKLKIDKQTHFLGPKPFEKLADYLNSADILTCPRIKGVNTPMKIFPYLHSGKPLLATDLYTHNQILTNNEAYLAPADPNGFAEGIVALAENIELQKRFGRNGKNFVEKNHTFAAHQKRLNGVYDWIEDQISLGSSFG; from the coding sequence ATGAATATTTTATTATTAGCTCCGCATCCATTCTATCAAGAAAGAGGAACACCTATTGATGTGTTATTAGTGCTTCGTGTTCTTGCTGAACGTAAAAACACAACTGTTGATTTATTGGTTTATAATGAAGGAGTGAATGTTGATTTAACAAATCTCACAATATATCGAACACCAAATTTAAGCTTTCTCAAAAACATCAATCCTGGATTTTCATTTAAAAAATTAATTTGCGATTTCTTCATGTTTTTTAAAGCCTGGAAACTGGTTTATCAGAAAAAATATGATCTTATCCACGCCGGTGAGGAATCTGTTTTTTTTGCGATGTTCTTCAATTATTTTTATAAAATTCCTTATGTTTATGATATTGATTCTTCCATTGCACAACAAATAGTTGAAAAAACCCCAGGGCTTTCAGCGTTTGCAAATATATTTAATAAAATTGAAGGGGCGGCAATAAGAAAGAGTTTGGCTAACCTTCCAGTATGTAACGCATTGGCTGAGCTTTGTGAAAAAAATGGATCTCAAAAAACTGTAACGATACATGATATTTCACAAATAAAGAAGCCTGATCATCCTACAAATGGTTTTTTAAAAGTAGAACTTGGGATTGATAAACAAATTCTGTTATATATAGGTAATCTAGAACATTACCAGGGTTTGGATTTACTCTTGGAAAGTTTTAAGCTAGCCTGTGAAGATACAAATAAAATTGATCTAGTAATAATTGGCGGAAATAGTATAGATATCGATTTTTACAAAGAAAAATCACGCAAATTAAAAATTGACAAGCAGACACATTTTCTCGGACCAAAACCTTTTGAAAAATTAGCCGATTATCTAAACAGTGCTGATATTCTCACATGCCCAAGGATAAAAGGTGTAAATACGCCAATGAAGATTTTTCCATATTTACATTCGGGGAAACCACTTTTAGCCACGGATCTTTATACCCATAACCAAATTTTAACGAATAATGAAGCCTATCTTGCACCAGCAGATCCAAATGGGTTCGCGGAGGGTATTGTAGCTCTTGCTGAAAACATAGAATTGCAAAAAAGATTTGGTAGGAACGGTAAAAATTTTGTTGAAAAAAATCATACATTTGCTGCTCATCAAAAAAGACTCAATGGAGTTTATGATTGGATTGAAGATCAAATTAGCCTTGGTTCTTCTTTCGGATAG